One Nostoc punctiforme PCC 73102 DNA window includes the following coding sequences:
- a CDS encoding carboxypeptidase regulatory-like domain-containing protein, which yields MLELSIVNQQIAIAGKVLQGETQKNISGAIVAIIEMPEKFRAILSLKALQYGSQWEKMSERPDRKITSNDGYFYFTNLPSGEYLLEASLPTSPTRYNEVRTKVQVSSPINGKISTTMADIVLSPTGIKGKITDVTDPKKLITNAKVQIQDSGDTTISDQQGNYHLIGLESPKFGERNITVIVSATGYQQVLQQLNIQRGQVIAEQSFALKPK from the coding sequence ATGCTCGAACTATCTATAGTTAACCAACAAATAGCGATCGCAGGTAAAGTTTTGCAAGGAGAAACCCAAAAGAATATTTCTGGTGCAATAGTTGCAATTATTGAGATGCCAGAAAAATTTCGAGCCATTTTATCTCTAAAAGCACTGCAATACGGTTCGCAATGGGAAAAAATGTCTGAGCGGCCTGACCGCAAAATTACCAGCAATGATGGTTATTTTTACTTTACCAATTTACCCTCTGGGGAATATCTTCTAGAAGCATCGTTACCTACCAGCCCAACTCGATACAACGAAGTCAGAACAAAAGTTCAAGTATCTTCCCCTATCAATGGCAAAATTTCCACAACGATGGCGGATATTGTGCTTTCGCCCACGGGAATTAAAGGAAAAATTACTGATGTAACCGATCCAAAAAAGTTGATTACAAATGCCAAAGTACAGATTCAAGATAGCGGAGATACTACCATTAGTGACCAACAAGGTAATTATCATTTAATCGGATTAGAATCTCCAAAATTTGGTGAGCGTAACATCACCGTGATTGTCTCTGCAACAGGTTATCAACAAGTTTTACAGCAACTCAATATTCAGCGCGGCCAAGTAATTGCGGAGCAGAGTTTTGCTCTAAAACCCAAATAA
- a CDS encoding phage tail sheath family protein translates to MPTYLSPGVYVEEIASGSAPIVGVGTSIAAFIGTIKANAWSSTNISKTSIKSVGSPTSPVDIGEGKGGNQKNYPLLSGDYPLVTTVGTYGFFVGGSPVNLDDTNPITNSDAEKSATVKFQDAIPSGEKITGYYQVQLPVIVIPSDPNIAQEGEIKLITNFSEFKKFFGDFLPPTGDTQGQNTLAHAVYGFFRNGGTRCYVTWISEENKLAGVLDAFEAIDEITIVAAPGNLALRDDIKDHAEKLGDRIAILDSLDTIDLSSTGVVNTLKPFNSAYAALYFPWIQVFDPASNSNIFIPPSGHIAGVYARVDGQRGVHKAPANETILGALDLKYNLSKAKQDGLNPDGINVIRKLNGNIRVWGARTLGGDANTEFKYVNIRRHFSYLRDSIDKGTQWTVFEPNTPELWAKIRRNISAFLLIEWRKGALFGTTPQEAFYVKCDAETNPPEVRDLGQVVTEIGIAVVKPAEFVIFRLSQWTGTGT, encoded by the coding sequence ATGCCAACCTATCTTTCTCCAGGTGTTTACGTCGAAGAAATAGCTTCGGGTTCTGCTCCAATTGTCGGAGTTGGAACCAGTATTGCTGCTTTTATTGGCACGATTAAAGCCAATGCTTGGTCATCAACTAATATTAGCAAGACCTCAATTAAGTCTGTGGGTAGCCCTACAAGCCCAGTTGATATTGGTGAGGGTAAAGGTGGAAACCAAAAAAATTATCCCTTATTGTCAGGAGATTATCCACTAGTAACCACAGTGGGGACTTATGGCTTCTTCGTTGGTGGGAGTCCTGTTAATTTAGATGATACAAACCCTATTACTAATAGCGATGCAGAAAAATCTGCAACCGTAAAATTTCAAGATGCAATTCCTTCAGGGGAAAAAATTACCGGATATTACCAAGTTCAACTACCTGTAATAGTAATTCCCAGCGATCCTAACATCGCTCAAGAAGGGGAAATTAAATTAATCACAAACTTTAGTGAATTTAAGAAATTCTTTGGTGACTTTTTACCACCTACTGGCGATACCCAAGGACAAAACACCTTAGCTCATGCAGTTTATGGCTTTTTCAGAAATGGTGGAACTCGTTGTTATGTCACCTGGATATCTGAAGAAAATAAACTTGCTGGTGTTTTAGATGCGTTTGAAGCTATTGATGAAATTACTATAGTCGCTGCACCAGGAAATTTAGCCCTCAGAGATGATATCAAAGACCATGCAGAAAAACTTGGCGATCGCATTGCGATTCTCGATAGTCTAGATACCATCGACCTTAGCAGCACAGGAGTTGTGAATACCCTTAAACCCTTCAACTCTGCCTATGCAGCTTTGTATTTCCCGTGGATTCAAGTTTTCGATCCTGCGAGTAATAGCAATATTTTTATTCCACCAAGCGGTCATATTGCAGGAGTTTATGCACGGGTTGATGGACAAAGGGGAGTACACAAAGCCCCTGCCAATGAAACTATTTTGGGAGCTTTAGATTTAAAATATAATCTCAGCAAAGCCAAACAAGATGGGCTTAATCCCGATGGAATTAACGTTATTCGCAAATTAAACGGGAATATCCGCGTTTGGGGTGCGCGTACCTTGGGCGGAGATGCAAATACTGAGTTCAAATACGTCAATATTCGTCGGCACTTTAGTTACCTGCGAGACTCCATTGATAAAGGGACTCAATGGACAGTTTTTGAACCCAATACCCCCGAACTCTGGGCAAAAATCCGCCGCAATATCAGTGCTTTTTTATTGATAGAGTGGCGCAAAGGTGCATTATTTGGCACAACACCCCAAGAAGCTTTTTATGTGAAATGTGATGCCGAAACCAACCCCCCAGAAGTGCGGGATTTGGGTCAAGTTGTCACAGAGATTGGCATAGCAGTTGTGAAGCCGGCAGAATTCGTGATTTTCCGTCTGAGTCAGTGGACTGGGACGGGAACGTAG
- a CDS encoding phage tail sheath family protein — translation MPTLEPKIPGISLNYVVPTPEPELLTGVPVFFGLVTEEVKEAKKLTLATHFQQYFGQAKGYLADAIKGFFENGGRLCYVIALSNNTLEALQQGLETSEVLENIDLICVPDIMLGSDGEVIQMQQAILKHCEQMGDRFAILDALNDIGKLNEQRKRISSQNGALYAPWLKVEFRVDPIPACGHIAGIYASCDRTVGVHGAPANIPLAGVLDLSFSLTPTDQEQLNPKNEAGVNCIRSFQGRGMRVWGVRTLSPIPEWQYVNVRRLFLTFGRWVNRNLADTVFEPNAFPLWVRLQRELSIYCESLWRQGAIQGALPQEAFYVKCDAETNPPENREMGQVIAEIGLAPTIPGEFIQLLVVQSSSGITLT, via the coding sequence ATGCCAACTTTAGAGCCAAAAATACCAGGTATCTCTTTAAACTATGTCGTTCCTACTCCAGAACCTGAGTTACTAACAGGTGTTCCGGTATTCTTTGGTCTGGTTACAGAGGAAGTGAAAGAAGCAAAAAAGCTAACCTTGGCGACGCATTTTCAGCAGTATTTTGGTCAAGCTAAGGGATATTTAGCAGATGCAATCAAAGGATTTTTTGAAAACGGAGGTCGTCTTTGTTATGTTATAGCCTTATCTAACAATACTCTTGAAGCTCTGCAACAAGGTTTAGAGACAAGCGAAGTCTTAGAAAATATTGATTTGATTTGTGTTCCCGACATCATGCTTGGTTCAGATGGGGAAGTTATTCAGATGCAGCAAGCTATTTTAAAACATTGCGAGCAGATGGGCGATCGCTTTGCCATTCTTGATGCTTTGAATGATATAGGAAAACTAAATGAGCAACGCAAACGAATTTCTAGTCAAAACGGAGCATTATACGCACCTTGGCTAAAAGTAGAATTTCGCGTCGATCCTATTCCTGCCTGTGGTCATATTGCAGGAATATATGCAAGTTGCGATCGCACAGTCGGGGTACATGGCGCACCTGCTAATATTCCACTTGCAGGGGTACTGGATCTCAGTTTTTCCCTAACTCCCACAGATCAAGAACAGCTGAATCCAAAAAACGAAGCGGGAGTCAATTGTATCCGTAGCTTCCAAGGACGAGGTATGCGAGTGTGGGGAGTACGTACCCTCAGCCCCATCCCAGAATGGCAATATGTCAACGTGCGTCGCTTATTTCTCACCTTTGGACGCTGGGTGAATCGTAATTTAGCCGATACAGTGTTTGAACCAAATGCTTTTCCTTTATGGGTGCGACTGCAAAGGGAATTAAGCATTTATTGTGAATCTTTATGGCGACAAGGCGCTATCCAAGGTGCTTTGCCACAAGAGGCATTCTATGTCAAATGTGATGCTGAAACGAATCCCCCTGAAAATCGAGAAATGGGACAAGTAATAGCAGAAATAGGTTTAGCCCCCACTATTCCAGGGGAATTTATTCAACTTTTAGTTGTTCAAAGTAGTAGCGGAATTACACTTACTTAA
- a CDS encoding phage tail protein, with protein MPTISNPHDPYSGYNFWVEWDGIVHAGFRECSGLTATRKAGTYREGTDKALSQRQIPGLNTYGNITLKRGVTDNKELWEWHKKLQNGETDRRNLSIILANDQGEEKIRWNLENSWPTIWNAPGFNATSDEVAIETLELVHEGITIG; from the coding sequence ATGCCTACGATTTCTAACCCCCATGACCCATACAGTGGTTATAATTTCTGGGTGGAATGGGATGGTATTGTTCATGCTGGGTTTCGTGAATGTAGTGGTTTGACAGCGACTCGCAAAGCAGGAACTTATCGAGAAGGAACAGATAAAGCATTAAGCCAACGTCAAATTCCCGGTCTTAATACTTATGGTAACATTACCCTAAAACGAGGAGTTACCGATAACAAAGAACTGTGGGAATGGCATAAAAAATTACAGAATGGTGAGACAGATAGACGTAATCTTTCCATTATTTTGGCTAACGATCAAGGAGAAGAAAAAATTCGCTGGAATTTAGAAAATAGCTGGCCTACTATTTGGAATGCTCCAGGTTTTAATGCCACCTCAGACGAGGTAGCGATAGAAACTCTCGAACTAGTTCATGAAGGTATTACCATTGGTTAA
- a CDS encoding DUF6760 family protein, with protein MEEVAYLAYNFHWSYEQIMTMEHRERQQWVTQVAQINQRLSD; from the coding sequence CTGGAGGAGGTAGCTTACCTTGCCTACAATTTTCATTGGTCTTACGAACAGATTATGACAATGGAACACCGAGAACGTCAACAGTGGGTAACGCAGGTAGCACAAATTAATCAGCGACTTAGCGATTGA
- a CDS encoding phage tail protein has protein sequence MNPKLIALNAALAAGSTASLLGHDPYMAYNFAVEIGGVVVGGFSEASGLSSEIELESYQEGGLNDFVHKFPKHTTYPNLVLSRGLVNIDLFYIWYKATSQGWIEQLNGTILLLNSQQIPVMWWTFKKAYPVKWEGPTFNASSDAIAVEKIELVHQGISKL, from the coding sequence ATGAATCCCAAACTTATCGCACTAAATGCAGCTTTAGCCGCAGGTTCAACAGCCAGTTTATTGGGACACGATCCCTACATGGCTTATAACTTTGCTGTTGAAATTGGAGGAGTTGTTGTTGGTGGTTTTAGTGAAGCTAGCGGTTTAAGTAGTGAAATTGAGTTGGAATCTTATCAGGAAGGAGGCTTAAACGATTTTGTTCATAAATTTCCCAAACATACTACTTATCCAAATTTGGTTTTGAGTCGAGGATTAGTAAATATTGATTTGTTTTATATTTGGTATAAAGCAACTAGCCAAGGGTGGATTGAGCAGTTAAACGGTACGATTCTTTTACTTAATAGTCAGCAAATTCCGGTAATGTGGTGGACGTTTAAAAAAGCATATCCCGTCAAGTGGGAAGGGCCAACCTTTAATGCTAGTAGTGACGCAATTGCTGTAGAAAAAATTGAACTAGTGCATCAAGGAATTTCTAAGTTATAG
- a CDS encoding LysM peptidoglycan-binding domain-containing protein — translation MALEKLTIKAEKNNPGDFADKFKVLFNPNQVEIVKTGWSMGNYGPVASKELTQLSLDLFFDTTLMGFPPENVQNYTRKIFSLTQSRIGKNPKRPPRCQLIWGTISGKDSLLLPDGFLESVTKKLTHFLEDGTPVRATLNCKFKEWKEPKKKAKIANPIDDPVRIVKRGETLSSIATEEYGDPALWRVIAAENRLNNPRMLNPGTVLTIPPLRITSLTQRS, via the coding sequence ATGGCACTAGAGAAATTAACTATCAAGGCCGAAAAAAATAACCCAGGAGATTTTGCTGATAAATTTAAAGTTCTTTTTAACCCTAATCAAGTGGAAATTGTCAAAACAGGCTGGTCAATGGGAAACTATGGCCCAGTTGCATCTAAAGAATTAACTCAACTCAGTCTTGATTTGTTCTTTGACACCACGCTGATGGGATTTCCCCCAGAAAATGTCCAAAACTATACCCGCAAAATTTTTAGTTTGACTCAGTCTCGCATTGGCAAAAATCCTAAACGTCCCCCTCGTTGTCAACTGATTTGGGGAACTATATCAGGTAAAGATAGCTTGTTATTACCTGATGGTTTTTTAGAAAGTGTCACTAAAAAACTTACTCATTTTCTCGAAGATGGTACGCCTGTCAGAGCAACTTTAAACTGTAAATTTAAGGAGTGGAAAGAACCAAAAAAAAAGGCAAAGATTGCTAATCCCATTGATGATCCTGTGAGAATTGTTAAACGAGGAGAAACTTTAAGTAGTATTGCCACTGAAGAATATGGCGATCCGGCTCTATGGCGTGTAATTGCAGCAGAAAATCGCTTAAACAATCCTCGGATGTTAAATCCTGGAACTGTGCTGACAATTCCTCCTTTGCGAATTACTAGCCTGACTCAGAGGAGTTAA
- a CDS encoding phage late control D family protein has protein sequence MPNDSSLLNPNVKILVQNKPLAAEIEADLVSVLVSEDLEAPGMFELRLITWDLLKQEMTWVDDKLFDIGNKVEIQMGYEQEIKTIMVGEITGLEPEYTQDVAPILVVRGHDLRHRLLRGSHTKSFLKIKDSEIVSQIARTRGITAKVTDSKVKLEYILQHNQTDWDFLKERAKRIGYEVAMEQTTLYFRPHQNAKGKALTLTYGADLQEFLPRLSTMNQVQQVEVKGWIYQEKNKKEVSGKAEVGKEGGTMGGLTSGVKAVRKAFGESSHTIVNQPVSSKEEADSMALGQFQDMAIAYITGEGTCQGNPNLRAGKVIEILGIGKRFSGLYYIKSAEHSCYPNQGYKTSFTVGRNAT, from the coding sequence ATGCCAAATGATTCTTCATTATTAAATCCTAATGTCAAAATTTTGGTTCAAAATAAACCCCTAGCCGCAGAAATAGAAGCTGATTTAGTCTCAGTTTTAGTATCTGAGGATTTGGAAGCTCCTGGTATGTTCGAACTGCGATTGATTACTTGGGACTTATTAAAACAAGAAATGACATGGGTAGATGACAAATTATTTGATATTGGCAATAAAGTAGAAATTCAGATGGGATATGAACAAGAAATAAAAACCATTATGGTGGGAGAAATTACGGGATTAGAACCAGAATACACGCAGGATGTAGCACCTATATTAGTGGTGCGTGGTCATGATTTACGCCATCGTTTGTTGCGAGGCAGTCACACAAAATCCTTTCTAAAAATTAAGGATAGTGAAATTGTCAGTCAAATTGCTAGAACTAGAGGAATTACAGCAAAAGTTACTGATAGTAAAGTGAAGTTAGAATATATTTTGCAGCATAATCAAACAGATTGGGATTTTTTAAAAGAGAGAGCTAAACGTATTGGTTATGAAGTTGCAATGGAGCAAACAACTCTCTATTTTCGTCCCCATCAGAATGCTAAAGGTAAAGCTTTGACTTTAACTTATGGAGCAGATTTGCAAGAATTTTTGCCACGCTTAAGTACTATGAACCAGGTACAACAGGTAGAGGTAAAAGGTTGGATTTATCAAGAAAAAAATAAAAAAGAAGTCTCAGGTAAGGCAGAAGTAGGAAAAGAAGGTGGCACAATGGGAGGTTTAACTTCTGGGGTAAAAGCAGTCAGAAAAGCCTTTGGTGAATCAAGCCATACGATAGTAAATCAACCTGTGTCAAGTAAAGAAGAAGCCGATAGCATGGCATTGGGGCAGTTTCAGGATATGGCGATCGCTTACATTACCGGTGAAGGAACTTGTCAAGGTAATCCCAATTTACGCGCTGGGAAAGTAATTGAAATTCTTGGAATTGGTAAAAGATTTAGCGGTCTTTATTATATTAAAAGTGCGGAACATAGTTGTTACCCAAATCAGGGTTATAAAACTTCATTTACGGTAGGGAGAAATGCTACATGA
- a CDS encoding phage baseplate assembly protein V yields the protein MNGLDVLLSNNQNHHFYGVTIGVVTNNKDPKKLGRVKVKFPWLSSEEESYWARVVTLMAGNDRGIYFLPEVDDEVLVAFEQGDMNFPYILGALWNGKDKPPITNEDGKNNQRVIKSRSGHMIVLDDTEENEQIIIQDKTGKNKIVINSKENKMNIQVEKDLTIETKGKIILKSSDDDISIDCKNLQIKTQQNYQLEVGANCTIKAKSKYKLEAQSGLGIKCAAGVKINDGSLEVM from the coding sequence ATGAACGGACTAGATGTTTTATTATCAAACAACCAAAATCATCATTTTTATGGTGTAACTATTGGTGTAGTCACTAATAACAAAGACCCAAAGAAGTTAGGAAGAGTCAAAGTAAAATTTCCTTGGCTATCTTCTGAAGAAGAAAGTTACTGGGCTAGAGTGGTAACTCTCATGGCAGGAAATGACCGGGGCATTTATTTTTTGCCTGAAGTTGATGATGAAGTTTTGGTTGCTTTTGAACAAGGTGATATGAATTTTCCTTACATTCTTGGTGCTTTATGGAATGGGAAAGATAAACCACCAATAACAAATGAAGATGGTAAAAATAATCAACGAGTCATTAAATCTCGAAGCGGTCACATGATTGTTTTAGATGATACTGAGGAAAACGAACAAATTATTATTCAAGACAAGACTGGTAAAAATAAAATTGTAATTAATTCTAAAGAAAATAAGATGAATATTCAAGTTGAAAAAGATTTAACTATTGAAACCAAAGGAAAAATTATCTTAAAAAGTAGCGATGATGATATCTCGATTGACTGTAAAAACTTGCAAATAAAAACTCAACAAAATTATCAATTAGAAGTAGGTGCAAATTGTACAATCAAAGCTAAATCTAAATATAAACTGGAAGCGCAATCTGGCTTAGGGATCAAATGTGCAGCCGGAGTGAAAATAAATGATGGTTCATTGGAAGTGATGTAA
- a CDS encoding GPW/gp25 family protein translates to MEIDFLGVGWALPVQLDKNAQIEVARYEDVVRQSIWMILSTAKGERVMRPDFGCDIHEKVFSPNSLGTVGQIVSDVQDALIEWEPRIDVLDVDTIPDPNQPNVILIQINYQIRTTNNIFNLVYPFYLQ, encoded by the coding sequence ATGGAGATTGATTTTTTAGGTGTGGGATGGGCTTTACCTGTCCAGCTTGATAAAAATGCTCAAATTGAGGTGGCGCGCTATGAAGATGTTGTGCGTCAATCAATTTGGATGATTCTCAGTACGGCCAAAGGAGAACGAGTAATGCGTCCTGATTTTGGCTGTGATATTCATGAAAAGGTTTTTTCTCCTAATAGTTTGGGAACGGTTGGACAAATTGTTAGTGATGTGCAAGATGCTTTAATAGAATGGGAGCCTCGCATTGATGTTTTAGATGTAGATACCATTCCCGATCCTAACCAACCGAATGTGATTTTAATTCAAATAAATTATCAAATTCGGACAACAAATAATATTTTTAATTTAGTTTATCCTTTTTATTTACAGTAA
- a CDS encoding baseplate J/gp47 family protein → MASLPPKIDQRTYEEIVEQTEKLVEQSTDWKATPGNKTDAGGALIRIFGRMVKLVSDRINQVPEKNFLAFLDLIGGELKPPQPAKVPLTFYLAQGSPTDALVPAHTQVSAPPAEGADEEIVFETDRELVVTTTQLQAVFLREPNQDKYSDLSEMLYEKRTLSGTGQQDGAFLALEGDRSITHSLYITCPEILALPELKELQLIITTNNTVESVNQLQTLPLNWSYWDGSQWQSIQAPSQSQNNNQSTITFTFANLPIPAPYELQGKTARWLQANLNNISSLIGNFPQFTNIQGTINIKQSNLIPEVCLFNTTPLDLTKDFYPFGEQPEINDTFYIALNDTFIKPNATISIDIILTYKPVNINNLKIVWEIGNGGVWQEIADKNNQLKWIAQSSAIQFTEKDTIQAKLQFPSAENIPSPSTVNGETRYWIRARITQGHYGKAADERLYPVYDDLAVLRKEFKQGANEIEVDTLDLFKTGDAIRILPYTEGFSEENKITQIIKETNRLKLETGVLNTTLGVGTRIMRKLIITETIPPTYDPPLLKSLKLTYEFTLTEKAIYCAENDFIYSHPEKSSTQSFQPFTPTIDREPTLYLGFDNSFNNKTVTLYTQFEAPLPNELSADITEKTVLASTVNTGDKTLQIADLTGWQTGDRLQIQNPLNTKQYDNYIISNISNNLVTTNQPLQQNYPQNTPVIRPQQPQLVWEYSSPLGWQPLGVEDETQAFSQPGLIRFIAPADLSPRENFGKKLYWLRVRWVSGNFRVKPRLRRLLTNTIWAVQAISLQEEVLGSSNYEPNQVFIANNIPILMGQQLEIQEAQIPLNIESHRIKVIKDNLGEIDEVWVLWQEVADFYGSSASDRHYTLDRQTGEIRFGNGQAGMIPPRGRNNIRLSFYRTGGGKQGNVTAQTISQLKTTIPYIDRVINLEAAAGGAQQETLDRLKERVPKQLRHRDRAVTLEDIADLAYEASTDVARVKVVTPDLLTADFSPLNEKLWLDPTKPNVLFEDSLREKLQTINATEAENFEKMMREINRRAGQVKLMILPYSSDRQPTPSLALLEQVETYIRSRCAGTVDLVVTAPKWREVTVTATITPVLLEDADMVRNIVRQHLEAFLHPLTGGTGEGWQFGRYPQKSDFYAIIQSITGVDHVNSLEVELPTTKSKSLLSADSLIYSGHHTVNLSSLLN, encoded by the coding sequence ATGGCTTCTTTACCTCCCAAAATTGACCAGCGTACCTATGAGGAAATTGTTGAGCAAACCGAGAAGTTAGTAGAGCAATCTACCGACTGGAAAGCTACACCTGGAAATAAGACTGATGCTGGTGGGGCATTAATTCGCATCTTTGGGCGGATGGTAAAATTAGTCAGCGATCGCATCAACCAAGTTCCAGAGAAAAATTTTCTGGCTTTCCTTGATTTAATTGGGGGAGAACTCAAACCTCCCCAACCTGCTAAAGTCCCTTTAACCTTTTATTTGGCACAAGGAAGCCCCACAGATGCGTTAGTTCCTGCTCATACTCAAGTTTCGGCACCACCAGCAGAGGGTGCTGATGAAGAAATAGTGTTTGAAACAGATCGAGAATTAGTTGTCACAACAACGCAATTACAAGCAGTATTCCTGCGCGAACCCAATCAGGATAAGTATAGCGATCTCTCTGAGATGCTTTACGAGAAGCGCACTTTGTCAGGAACAGGACAACAAGACGGAGCTTTCTTAGCTTTGGAAGGCGATCGCTCTATTACCCATTCTCTTTATATAACTTGTCCCGAAATTCTTGCTTTACCAGAGTTAAAGGAACTACAACTAATTATTACTACCAATAATACGGTTGAAAGTGTCAATCAATTACAAACTTTACCGCTTAATTGGTCTTATTGGGATGGTTCTCAATGGCAAAGCATTCAAGCTCCTAGCCAAAGTCAGAACAATAATCAATCTACTATTACTTTTACTTTTGCCAATTTACCTATTCCGGCTCCTTATGAGCTTCAAGGAAAAACAGCAAGATGGTTACAAGCCAATTTAAATAATATATCTTCTCTAATTGGTAATTTCCCTCAATTTACCAATATTCAAGGTACTATTAATATTAAGCAATCTAACTTAATTCCTGAAGTTTGCTTATTTAATACTACTCCTTTAGACCTTACCAAAGATTTTTATCCCTTTGGCGAACAACCGGAAATTAATGATACATTTTATATAGCTTTAAACGATACATTTATTAAGCCAAATGCAACTATTAGTATTGATATAATTTTAACTTATAAACCTGTAAATATAAATAATTTAAAAATTGTCTGGGAAATTGGTAATGGTGGAGTGTGGCAAGAAATAGCAGATAAAAATAATCAACTTAAATGGATAGCACAATCATCAGCAATTCAGTTTACTGAAAAAGATACTATCCAGGCGAAGTTACAATTTCCCAGCGCAGAAAACATACCTTCTCCTAGCACTGTAAATGGAGAAACTCGTTATTGGATTCGCGCTCGGATTACTCAAGGTCATTATGGCAAAGCCGCAGATGAGCGCCTGTATCCTGTTTATGATGACTTGGCAGTTCTGCGAAAGGAATTCAAACAAGGAGCCAACGAAATTGAAGTTGATACTTTAGATTTATTTAAAACTGGCGATGCAATTCGTATCCTTCCTTATACTGAAGGGTTTTCAGAAGAAAATAAAATTACACAAATCATCAAAGAGACTAATAGGCTGAAGCTAGAAACTGGAGTTTTGAACACCACCTTAGGGGTTGGGACGCGAATCATGCGTAAGTTAATTATCACGGAAACGATTCCTCCAACTTACGATCCACCTCTGCTTAAGTCATTAAAATTAACCTACGAATTTACTCTGACAGAAAAAGCTATTTATTGTGCTGAGAATGATTTTATCTATTCTCATCCAGAAAAGTCGAGTACACAATCTTTTCAACCTTTTACACCTACGATAGATCGAGAACCAACCCTTTATCTGGGGTTTGATAATTCATTTAATAATAAAACAGTTACTCTTTATACACAGTTTGAAGCCCCATTACCAAATGAATTATCTGCTGATATTACAGAAAAAACCGTCCTTGCATCAACAGTAAATACTGGAGACAAAACGCTACAAATTGCTGATTTAACTGGTTGGCAAACAGGCGATCGCCTACAAATTCAGAACCCACTCAATACCAAACAATACGATAACTATATTATTAGTAATATTAGTAATAATTTAGTTACCACCAATCAACCTCTGCAACAAAATTATCCTCAGAATACCCCAGTGATTCGCCCCCAGCAACCCCAATTAGTTTGGGAGTATTCTAGTCCTCTGGGTTGGCAACCATTAGGAGTAGAGGACGAAACTCAAGCATTTTCCCAACCAGGTTTAATTAGATTTATTGCTCCCGCAGACCTTAGCCCTAGAGAAAACTTTGGGAAAAAACTATATTGGTTGCGAGTTCGTTGGGTATCAGGGAATTTTCGGGTTAAACCTCGTTTACGTCGCTTGTTAACTAATACCATTTGGGCCGTTCAGGCAATTAGTCTCCAAGAAGAAGTATTAGGTTCAAGTAACTACGAGCCAAATCAGGTTTTTATTGCCAATAATATTCCCATTTTGATGGGACAGCAGTTAGAAATCCAAGAAGCACAAATTCCCCTAAACATAGAATCTCATCGCATCAAGGTAATTAAAGATAATTTGGGAGAAATTGATGAAGTTTGGGTACTTTGGCAGGAAGTGGCAGATTTTTACGGTTCTAGTGCGAGCGATCGCCATTACACTTTGGATCGACAAACAGGCGAAATCCGCTTTGGAAACGGACAAGCCGGGATGATTCCCCCCAGAGGACGTAATAATATTCGATTGTCTTTTTATCGCACTGGAGGAGGTAAGCAGGGGAACGTCACTGCCCAAACCATTAGCCAACTGAAAACTACCATTCCCTACATCGATCGGGTAATTAACCTGGAAGCAGCAGCAGGTGGGGCGCAACAGGAAACTTTAGATCGTCTGAAAGAACGAGTACCAAAGCAACTACGTCACCGCGATCGCGCTGTTACTCTTGAGGACATAGCAGATTTAGCTTACGAAGCTTCTACAGATGTGGCTAGAGTCAAAGTAGTTACACCAGATTTGCTGACGGCTGATTTTAGCCCTTTGAATGAAAAACTTTGGCTCGATCCGACTAAACCAAATGTGCTGTTTGAAGATAGTCTCCGGGAAAAGTTGCAGACAATTAATGCTACCGAAGCAGAGAACTTTGAAAAAATGATGCGGGAAATTAACCGTCGTGCAGGGCAAGTTAAGCTAATGATTCTGCCCTACAGTAGCGATCGCCAACCAACCCCTAGTTTAGCTTTACTAGAGCAAGTCGAAACCTACATTCGTTCCCGTTGTGCGGGGACAGTAGATTTAGTGGTTACAGCCCCAAAATGGCGAGAAGTCACCGTAACTGCAACTATCACTCCTGTGTTGCTCGAAGATGCAGACATGGTGAGAAATATCGTTAGACAACACTTAGAAGCCTTTCTCCATCCCTTAACTGGGGGAACAGGGGAGGGCTGGCAATTTGGACGCTACCCGCAGAAATCCGATTTTTACGCCATTATTCAATCTATTACGGGAGTAGATCATGTTAATTCCCTAGAGGTGGAATTACCTACAACAAAAAGCAAGTCATTACTAAGTGCTGATTCTTTAATTTATTCTGGTCATCACACCGTCAATCTTAGTTCACTTTTAAATTGA